A portion of the Faecalibacterium sp. I3-3-89 genome contains these proteins:
- a CDS encoding type II toxin-antitoxin system PemK/MazF family toxin, producing the protein MLPNNWRYLRGDIYYADMEPHIGSEQGGKRPVVVLQNNIGNRHSPTLIVATVTTRTEKKKNQPTHVLVDSNPAFEEPSMILLEQIFTIDKSCIERFMGYASKAEMLRIDMALLVSLALNVLSGNRSE; encoded by the coding sequence ATGTTACCGAACAATTGGAGATATCTCAGAGGGGACATCTACTATGCAGACATGGAGCCGCATATCGGCTCGGAACAGGGCGGGAAACGCCCTGTGGTAGTTCTGCAGAACAACATTGGAAACCGTCATTCGCCTACATTGATCGTTGCAACTGTTACCACCCGGACGGAAAAGAAGAAAAACCAGCCCACCCATGTGCTGGTGGATTCCAACCCGGCCTTTGAAGAACCGTCCATGATTCTTCTGGAGCAGATCTTCACGATCGATAAATCCTGCATCGAACGCTTTATGGGCTATGCCAGCAAGGCTGAAATGCTCCGCATTGATATGGCTTTGCTGGTCAGTCTGGCTCTGAATGTTCTGAGCGGAAACCGCAGCGAATAG
- a CDS encoding DUF4368 domain-containing protein, which produces MATTTLLQRHAKLYEDVSKGLLPEKRFQMLADRYDKEQAELTEKIEQYEREGRAEHDQLDKIQDFIDEVSKYAGITELNYKILHQLIDKILVSKAEKVDGEYVQKIQIFYRFIGPLDAIE; this is translated from the coding sequence TTGGCTACCACAACTTTGTTACAGCGCCATGCAAAACTTTATGAGGACGTATCAAAGGGACTTCTCCCGGAGAAACGTTTTCAAATGCTTGCAGATCGCTACGACAAAGAACAGGCTGAACTGACCGAAAAGATTGAGCAGTACGAGCGGGAAGGCCGTGCTGAACACGATCAGCTGGACAAGATTCAGGATTTTATTGATGAAGTCAGCAAGTACGCTGGCATCACCGAACTGAACTATAAGATTCTGCATCAGCTGATTGACAAGATTCTGGTATCCAAAGCGGAAAAGGTCGATGGCGAATACGTCCAGAAAATCCAGATTTTCTACCGCTTTATCGGCCCATTGGATGCCATCGAGTAA
- a CDS encoding DUF6551 family protein, translating to MIFNDMRSLFFFLLSHPTALPCIISVYEGEYSRERLVQQLARTHPKTITQLAQKDTGSSANRHMRQILRIYNGASREMSLPLKN from the coding sequence TTGATTTTCAACGATATGAGGTCTCTTTTTTTCTTTCTCTTAAGTCACCCAACCGCACTGCCCTGCATCATCTCCGTATACGAGGGCGAGTACAGCCGGGAGCGCCTGGTGCAGCAGCTGGCAAGGACACATCCGAAAACCATCACGCAGCTGGCACAGAAAGACACCGGCAGTTCTGCAAACCGCCACATGCGGCAGATTCTTCGCATCTATAACGGTGCCAGCCGTGAGATGAGCCTGCCGCTGAAAAACTGA
- a CDS encoding cysteine-rich VLP protein produces MCANYDRESSLCLPLDCACYMLHKCWTGAYCRYFREAVLPLNPELQAALTTEGISPELRVCAVCGKAFLPEGRQAYCSDACKAEGNRRKSRERMRKMREKRPGGCYDLPPPKA; encoded by the coding sequence ATGTGTGCCAACTATGACAGGGAAAGCAGCCTGTGCCTTCCTCTTGACTGTGCCTGCTATATGCTGCACAAGTGCTGGACAGGGGCATACTGCCGTTATTTCCGTGAGGCTGTCCTGCCCCTTAACCCGGAGCTTCAAGCGGCGCTGACAACGGAAGGCATCTCCCCGGAGTTGCGGGTCTGTGCGGTCTGCGGAAAGGCGTTTTTGCCCGAGGGGCGTCAAGCCTACTGCTCCGACGCCTGCAAGGCCGAAGGGAACCGACGGAAAAGCCGGGAACGCATGAGGAAAATGCGGGAGAAAAGGCCGGGCGGCTGTTACGATTTGCCGCCTCCAAAGGCTTGA
- a CDS encoding CD1845 family protein, with protein sequence MKILLKILVAPFALALSLLAALLVFLFDICAVLLTIASVILAVLGVALFFTPTPIGGIVFLFLAFLLSPYGLQAAAGSLLWALDGGKSALYRFLAS encoded by the coding sequence ATGAAGATACTGCTGAAAATATTGGTTGCTCCCTTTGCTTTGGCGTTGTCCCTTCTGGCGGCTCTGCTGGTATTCCTGTTTGATATTTGTGCCGTCCTGCTGACGATTGCCTCTGTGATCCTGGCGGTGCTGGGTGTCGCTCTCTTTTTCACGCCGACGCCCATAGGCGGGATTGTATTTCTGTTTCTTGCCTTCCTTCTTTCGCCGTATGGACTGCAAGCGGCGGCGGGCTCCCTTCTTTGGGCGCTGGACGGAGGCAAATCCGCTCTGTACCGGTTTCTGGCAAGTTAA
- a CDS encoding plasmid mobilization protein translates to MENRKRNVHLHVMVTPDELAAIHERMAEVGISNAGAYVRKMALNGYILHIDLAPVKELISLQRRCSNNLNQVAIHAHTYGVYPEEIDGLKRDYEKLWGEVSKVLRELSELVAK, encoded by the coding sequence ATGGAGAACCGCAAGCGGAATGTCCATCTGCACGTCATGGTAACGCCGGACGAGCTGGCAGCCATCCATGAACGGATGGCCGAGGTGGGCATTTCCAACGCCGGGGCTTATGTACGGAAAATGGCTCTGAATGGGTATATCCTGCACATCGACCTTGCACCCGTAAAAGAGTTGATCTCTCTGCAACGGCGCTGTTCTAACAATCTCAATCAGGTTGCCATACACGCACATACCTATGGCGTGTACCCGGAGGAAATCGACGGATTGAAGCGGGACTATGAAAAGCTGTGGGGCGAGGTGTCAAAGGTGCTGCGGGAGCTCTCCGAGCTGGTGGCAAAGTAA
- a CDS encoding bile acid:sodium symporter family protein, which yields MKTLEKVSDFVGKYMAAIVIVVAALALLFPGTFSVVKTAWVNTLLGIVMFGMGLTLKPEDFKVVFSRPKDVIIGCIAQFTLMPFLAWALTQLFHLPTELAIGVILVGTCPGGTSSNVMTYLSKGDVALSVGMTAVSTVLAPFLTPLLTLLYAGQRVNVNPVNMFLSIVKVVLVPIALGFVVNHFFHAFTQNAVRVLPLVSTTAIVLIICAVVSANSAKIMTSGLLILAVVILHNLLGYLTGFGVGKLLKLDSTKCRAISIEVGMQNSGLATSLAAAHFAQYPLATIPGAVFSVWHNISGAVLANFFARTAEKKD from the coding sequence ATGAAAACATTGGAAAAAGTAAGCGACTTTGTGGGCAAGTACATGGCCGCCATCGTCATTGTGGTGGCGGCACTGGCTCTGCTGTTCCCCGGCACCTTCAGTGTGGTAAAGACCGCATGGGTCAACACCCTGCTGGGCATCGTCATGTTCGGCATGGGTCTTACCCTGAAGCCGGAGGACTTCAAGGTAGTGTTCAGCCGCCCGAAAGACGTGATCATCGGCTGCATTGCGCAGTTCACCCTGATGCCCTTTTTGGCATGGGCGCTGACGCAGCTGTTCCACCTGCCCACCGAGCTGGCTATCGGCGTCATCCTTGTGGGCACCTGCCCCGGCGGCACCTCCTCTAACGTGATGACCTATCTGTCCAAGGGCGACGTTGCACTGTCCGTCGGCATGACCGCAGTTTCCACCGTGCTGGCGCCCTTCCTCACCCCGCTGCTGACCCTGCTGTATGCCGGCCAGCGCGTGAATGTGAACCCTGTAAATATGTTCCTGTCCATCGTCAAGGTGGTGCTGGTGCCCATCGCACTGGGCTTTGTGGTCAACCACTTCTTCCATGCCTTCACCCAAAATGCCGTCCGTGTGCTGCCGCTGGTCTCCACCACCGCCATCGTGCTCATCATCTGCGCTGTTGTGTCCGCAAACTCCGCCAAGATCATGACCAGCGGCCTGCTGATCCTTGCCGTGGTCATCCTGCACAACCTGCTGGGCTACCTCACCGGCTTTGGCGTGGGTAAGCTGCTGAAGCTGGATTCCACCAAGTGCCGTGCAATTTCCATCGAGGTCGGAATGCAGAACTCCGGTCTGGCCACCTCTCTGGCTGCCGCCCACTTTGCACAGTATCCGCTGGCAACCATCCCCGGCGCTGTGTTCTCTGTGTGGCATAACATTTCCGGTGCCGTCCTCGCCAACTTCTTTGCCCGCACCGCCGAGAAGAAGGACTGA
- a CDS encoding hybrid sensor histidine kinase/response regulator yields the protein MKFDRRLTDEIYTSDTVRLGKDAFQAMQETIYHNSGVRTITGYYDAELSILSVSDLLLHNLNHSYASLMEQTKGSLKNLFYKRDAAFLDNARFRQIQGGGESQFLTADGAPVYVRLYKKDAVDTDGTPIWVMSVQMNWAYENLALVNESIHSALWYFECNEDGEIVHVNWSHAFRQILGYHDILDFPNKLDSWSNLLHPEDYDRVMKLLLETIADKSNATKFSVEYRLKMQDGQYQWFRTSAEVIRRLDGSANRIAGIISNIDAEKRSRMQAQRAAAFHRAFTSANLCEYYVNLEKNTFDTFKVEPSLMTAFEQNHTWDGLVRFFVDNYVVEEDKKSVTDFYNRAYITEKLKGLETELRQECRIVLNGEERWVSNVVMRGEIEDSEYAMIFLRDITESKAETARRMQMASDNASMDLLIKSMVRLLDRFVVCDLENDRYRFYSLQGEMIYAPTGTYHGFVEQVAVRYKTLEPLAAMDALFSPENIRKNLQGENDIYKFEYCSIDENTYKIGSFIPLEWDGTKLVKALLASMDVSQEKKAEIESHKALKDAYRAAENASRAKTEFLSNMSHDIRTPMNAIVGLTAIAGANIESQDRVVECLGKITKSSRHLLGLINEVLDMARIESGRISLAEEDFSLPELVDNLLTITKPAIDEHHHQLEAHVEHIEHEAVCGDSLRIQQVFVNLMSNAVKYTPDGGNITLTIKEKPNGFSELGCYEFSIEDNGIGMTPEFQKIMFEPFSRADDHRTTKVQGTGLGMAIARNIVNLMNGDIQVESAPNKGTKITVTVYLKLQKNEKEQEKELLDLPVLVVDDDKTCCESTVATLQEIGIAGEWVLTGKEAVERCYARHETNSDYFAVILDWKMPEMDGIATARKIRERVGEDVTIIILTSFDFSEIEEEARAAGVNAFMAKPLFRSRLTATLRQFTSGKKEENARNYLEDFAKENYAGKRILLVEDNELNREIAAEIIGMTGVTIDSAENGKIAVEKVMEAPEKWYDLIFMDIQMPIMNGYEATAAIRALAGSRGKVPIIAMTANAFAEDVQLAKNTGMNEHIAKPLDLNKLNDVLKQWL from the coding sequence ATGAAATTCGATAGAAGACTTACAGATGAAATCTACACTTCCGATACGGTAAGGCTGGGAAAAGATGCATTTCAGGCCATGCAGGAGACGATCTATCATAATAGCGGTGTCAGAACCATTACCGGGTACTATGATGCCGAATTGTCGATCCTGTCGGTCAGTGATCTGTTGCTGCATAATCTGAACCACAGCTATGCATCCCTGATGGAGCAGACAAAGGGTTCGCTGAAGAATCTTTTCTATAAGAGAGATGCCGCATTCCTTGACAATGCACGCTTTCGTCAGATTCAGGGCGGAGGAGAAAGCCAGTTCCTCACGGCAGATGGGGCTCCCGTCTATGTGCGTCTTTACAAAAAAGATGCAGTCGATACGGATGGAACACCGATCTGGGTCATGTCAGTACAGATGAACTGGGCGTATGAGAACCTTGCGTTAGTCAACGAATCCATTCATTCCGCGCTGTGGTATTTTGAGTGCAATGAAGACGGTGAGATCGTTCATGTGAACTGGAGTCATGCGTTCCGGCAGATCCTTGGATATCATGACATTCTGGATTTTCCGAACAAACTGGATTCGTGGTCGAACCTTCTGCACCCGGAGGACTATGACCGGGTGATGAAGCTGCTTTTGGAAACGATCGCGGACAAAAGCAACGCCACGAAGTTCAGCGTAGAGTACCGACTGAAAATGCAGGATGGCCAATACCAGTGGTTCCGGACATCGGCGGAGGTGATACGCCGTCTGGATGGCTCGGCCAATCGAATTGCCGGAATCATCAGCAACATTGACGCGGAAAAAAGAAGCCGGATGCAGGCGCAGCGGGCAGCGGCATTTCACCGTGCATTTACCAGCGCAAACCTCTGTGAATACTATGTAAATCTGGAAAAGAACACCTTTGATACGTTCAAAGTGGAGCCTTCTTTGATGACGGCCTTTGAGCAGAATCACACATGGGATGGACTGGTCAGATTCTTTGTGGACAACTATGTGGTTGAAGAGGACAAAAAGTCTGTAACGGATTTCTACAATCGCGCCTACATCACGGAAAAATTAAAGGGGCTTGAGACGGAGCTGCGTCAGGAGTGCCGCATCGTTCTGAATGGGGAAGAACGATGGGTCAGCAACGTGGTCATGCGCGGCGAGATCGAAGATTCCGAATATGCGATGATTTTTCTGCGGGACATCACAGAGTCCAAAGCAGAGACGGCACGGCGGATGCAGATGGCCTCAGATAACGCATCGATGGATCTTTTGATCAAGAGTATGGTGCGTCTGCTGGATCGCTTTGTCGTCTGCGATCTGGAGAATGACCGGTATCGGTTCTATAGTCTGCAAGGTGAAATGATATACGCGCCGACGGGAACATACCATGGTTTTGTGGAGCAGGTGGCTGTAAGGTATAAGACGTTGGAGCCATTGGCGGCGATGGACGCATTGTTCTCACCGGAAAATATCCGAAAGAATCTGCAGGGCGAGAACGACATCTACAAATTTGAATACTGCTCCATAGACGAAAACACCTATAAGATCGGTTCCTTCATTCCGCTGGAGTGGGATGGAACAAAGCTGGTCAAAGCACTGTTGGCATCTATGGATGTGTCACAGGAGAAAAAGGCCGAGATCGAATCCCATAAGGCACTGAAGGATGCGTACCGGGCAGCGGAAAACGCAAGCCGCGCCAAGACGGAATTCCTCTCCAATATGTCCCATGATATCCGTACACCGATGAATGCAATCGTTGGCTTGACCGCCATTGCGGGTGCGAATATCGAGAGTCAGGACAGGGTGGTCGAGTGCCTTGGCAAGATCACAAAATCGAGTCGTCATCTGTTGGGACTGATCAATGAAGTGCTGGATATGGCCAGAATCGAGAGCGGGCGAATAAGCCTTGCCGAGGAGGATTTCAGCCTGCCGGAGCTGGTCGATAACCTGCTCACCATCACAAAACCGGCAATCGACGAGCACCACCATCAGCTCGAAGCCCATGTTGAGCACATCGAGCACGAAGCTGTCTGCGGCGACAGCCTGCGCATCCAGCAGGTCTTTGTGAACCTGATGAGCAACGCCGTCAAGTACACCCCGGATGGAGGAAACATCACCCTTACGATCAAGGAAAAACCGAACGGCTTCTCGGAGCTTGGCTGCTACGAGTTTTCCATCGAGGACAACGGCATCGGTATGACGCCGGAATTCCAGAAGATCATGTTCGAGCCGTTCAGCCGGGCAGACGATCACCGGACGACCAAGGTGCAGGGCACCGGTCTTGGCATGGCCATTGCAAGAAACATCGTCAACCTGATGAATGGTGACATTCAGGTCGAAAGCGCTCCCAACAAGGGAACGAAGATCACGGTCACGGTCTATCTGAAGCTTCAGAAGAACGAGAAGGAACAGGAAAAAGAACTGCTCGATCTGCCGGTACTGGTCGTGGACGATGACAAGACCTGCTGCGAAAGCACCGTTGCGACCCTTCAGGAGATCGGCATAGCGGGCGAATGGGTCCTGACCGGTAAGGAAGCTGTGGAGCGCTGCTATGCGCGTCATGAGACCAACAGTGACTATTTTGCGGTGATCCTGGACTGGAAGATGCCGGAAATGGACGGTATTGCAACCGCCAGAAAAATCCGGGAACGGGTAGGAGAAGATGTCACGATCATCATTCTGACTTCCTTTGATTTCAGCGAGATCGAAGAAGAAGCCAGAGCGGCGGGCGTGAATGCGTTTATGGCAAAACCACTGTTCCGTTCCCGTCTGACAGCAACTCTGCGGCAGTTTACATCCGGGAAGAAGGAGGAAAACGCCCGGAACTATCTGGAAGACTTTGCGAAGGAAAACTATGCAGGTAAGCGGATCCTTCTTGTGGAGGATAACGAGCTGAACCGTGAAATCGCAGCCGAGATCATAGGCATGACGGGCGTGACCATCGACAGCGCCGAAAACGGAAAAATTGCAGTCGAAAAGGTGATGGAAGCGCCAGAAAAGTGGTACGATCTCATTTTTATGGACATCCAGATGCCCATCATGAATGGTTACGAAGCCACTGCTGCGATCCGTGCGCTTGCCGGCAGCCGGGGCAAAGTGCCCATCATTGCCATGACGGCAAATGCCTTTGCCGAGGACGTGCAGCTGGCAAAGAACACCGGCATGAACGAGCATATCGCCAAACCGCTTGATTTGAATAAGCTGAACGATGTGCTGAAACAGTGGCTGTGA
- a CDS encoding TIM-barrel domain-containing protein, with the protein MIYKKQYGQPFDTESVVGSFLPMMETIPYLTKEPDGFSYAMEPQDVLYGLGENVRGINKRGWVYESKCSDDGNHTEGKSSLYGAYNFMIVSGKDTFGVFIDYPGKVTFDCGYTDMDTLRITVAEENYDLYIIEGESLTDIVHQFRQLVGRSYIPPKWAFGNAQSRWSYMNEDEVREVVANYRANHMPLDAVVLDIDYMERYKDFTVDVQRFPRFADFAAEMKAQGIHLVPIIDAGVKVEEGYDVYEEGVKNGYFCTNQDGTPFVAGVWPGRVHFPDMLNPEARAWFGSQYKVLLDQGIEGFWNDMNEPAIFYAEERLKKTFAKIGEYDKQNLDISSFAAFTGMVAELSNNENDYKMFYHNTKQGRMRHDKVHNLFGYNMTRAAGEAFERLEPDKRILMYSRSACIGMHRYGGIWTGDNHSWWSHILLALRMMPSLNMCGFLYEGPDIGGFGSNTTEDLVLRWYGMGIFSPLLRNHSAKDTRRQEPYRFKNKAAFAGILQLRYLLLPYIYSEYMKAALHDGMYCMPLAFAFPEDDFARRVEDEVMIGESLLIAPVYEQNARGRYVYLPEEMLQVRVKCSESNRIETSVLPAGHHYIPVELDEVVFFMRKGHLLPLAKDGKKIQSVADVDFADLRLLAYAPDGASYEYYTDDGETKDYDKPEHFVHITLDADGNAKSDRATVKVEG; encoded by the coding sequence ATGATTTACAAAAAGCAATACGGTCAACCGTTTGATACCGAAAGTGTAGTGGGTTCTTTTTTGCCCATGATGGAAACGATACCCTATCTGACCAAGGAGCCGGATGGTTTCTCCTATGCCATGGAACCGCAGGATGTTCTGTATGGTCTTGGCGAAAACGTCCGTGGTATCAACAAGCGCGGGTGGGTGTACGAAAGCAAATGCTCCGATGACGGCAACCATACCGAGGGCAAATCCTCGCTGTACGGTGCTTATAATTTTATGATCGTGTCCGGCAAGGATACATTTGGCGTTTTTATCGACTACCCGGGCAAGGTCACCTTTGACTGCGGCTACACCGACATGGATACCTTACGCATCACGGTGGCCGAGGAAAATTACGATCTCTACATCATTGAGGGCGAGAGCCTGACCGATATTGTGCACCAGTTCCGCCAGTTGGTGGGGCGCAGTTATATTCCGCCCAAATGGGCTTTTGGCAACGCCCAGAGCCGCTGGAGCTACATGAACGAGGACGAGGTCCGCGAGGTGGTGGCAAATTACCGTGCCAATCATATGCCGCTGGACGCTGTGGTTCTGGATATTGATTACATGGAGCGCTACAAGGACTTTACGGTGGATGTGCAGCGCTTCCCGCGTTTTGCAGACTTTGCCGCCGAGATGAAAGCGCAGGGCATTCATCTTGTCCCCATCATCGATGCAGGAGTCAAGGTCGAAGAGGGATATGATGTGTACGAGGAGGGCGTGAAAAACGGCTACTTCTGCACGAATCAGGATGGCACCCCCTTTGTAGCCGGTGTGTGGCCGGGACGGGTACACTTCCCCGATATGCTCAACCCGGAAGCCCGTGCTTGGTTTGGCAGTCAATATAAAGTCCTGCTGGATCAGGGGATCGAGGGCTTCTGGAATGATATGAACGAGCCTGCTATCTTCTACGCAGAGGAAAGACTGAAAAAGACCTTTGCTAAAATTGGGGAATACGACAAGCAAAACCTGGATATTTCCAGCTTTGCTGCTTTTACCGGCATGGTGGCAGAGCTTTCCAACAACGAAAACGATTATAAGATGTTCTACCACAACACCAAACAGGGGCGTATGCGGCACGACAAGGTACATAATCTTTTTGGTTATAACATGACCCGTGCTGCAGGCGAGGCTTTTGAGCGGCTGGAGCCGGACAAGCGCATTTTGATGTACTCCCGTTCTGCCTGCATCGGGATGCACCGGTATGGCGGCATCTGGACCGGCGACAACCATTCTTGGTGGAGCCACATTCTGCTTGCGCTGCGCATGATGCCCTCCCTGAATATGTGCGGCTTCCTGTACGAAGGCCCCGACATTGGCGGCTTTGGCAGCAATACCACGGAGGATCTGGTGCTGCGCTGGTACGGCATGGGCATCTTCTCTCCGCTGCTGCGGAACCACTCTGCCAAGGACACCCGCCGGCAGGAGCCCTACCGCTTTAAAAACAAGGCCGCCTTTGCCGGTATTTTACAGCTGCGCTACCTGCTGCTGCCCTACATTTACAGCGAGTACATGAAGGCTGCTCTGCACGACGGCATGTACTGTATGCCGTTGGCGTTCGCCTTCCCGGAGGACGACTTTGCCCGCCGGGTGGAGGATGAGGTGATGATCGGTGAAAGCCTGTTGATCGCCCCGGTATATGAGCAAAATGCCCGAGGTCGGTATGTTTATCTGCCGGAGGAGATGCTGCAGGTGCGGGTAAAGTGCAGCGAAAGCAACCGCATCGAAACCAGCGTACTGCCGGCAGGCCATCATTACATTCCGGTGGAGCTGGATGAAGTGGTGTTCTTTATGCGCAAGGGACACCTTCTGCCCCTTGCCAAGGACGGCAAAAAGATCCAGAGCGTTGCCGATGTGGATTTTGCAGATCTGCGCCTGCTTGCCTATGCTCCCGATGGTGCATCCTATGAATACTATACCGATGACGGCGAGACGAAGGATTATGATAAGCCGGAACATTTTGTGCATATCACGCTGGATGCGGATGGAAACGCAAAGAGCGATCGTGCTACGGTCAAAGTAGAAGGATAA
- a CDS encoding helix-turn-helix domain-containing protein, protein MVGMEEWLYRDLESGTFHRSFTPELADKLAALYSIPVEDLLDDYTLFLHRGGGELLRRYRESKGWTRRQLADHAKVSRTSIRCWESGQKTISQKCFRLLAENLGPDFLSMLRM, encoded by the coding sequence ATGGTTGGCATGGAGGAATGGCTCTATCGGGATCTGGAAAGCGGCACATTTCACCGCAGCTTTACGCCGGAACTTGCGGACAAGCTCGCCGCCCTTTACAGCATCCCGGTGGAAGACCTTCTGGATGACTACACCCTGTTCCTGCACCGCGGCGGTGGAGAGCTGCTCCGACGCTACCGGGAATCCAAAGGCTGGACCCGCAGGCAGCTTGCCGACCATGCAAAGGTCAGCAGGACAAGCATCCGCTGCTGGGAAAGTGGACAAAAGACCATCAGTCAGAAGTGTTTCCGGCTTCTGGCCGAAAATCTTGGGCCCGATTTTCTTTCTATGCTTCGCATGTGA
- a CDS encoding DUF4316 domain-containing protein yields MHEKDNYLKTAELSTEQNCNMIDGVPNNTPIQPTPPELDAKPLDKVKEPKERRKGRELER; encoded by the coding sequence ATGCACGAAAAAGACAACTATCTGAAAACCGCCGAGCTCTCCACGGAGCAGAACTGCAACATGATCGACGGCGTACCCAACAACACGCCCATCCAACCCACGCCCCCGGAGCTGGACGCAAAACCGCTTGATAAGGTAAAAGAGCCCAAAGAGCGCCGGAAAGGCCGGGAGCTGGAACGCTGA
- a CDS encoding DUF6061 family protein yields MKRNQNFDPNHSQKVLSCHYNMDTNRVEARFADGTTLAIDCIAIEDEYGNTPAQRAELDWLLYNKPLEYVQLVLSGEIEHYLSLGCDHGRLEG; encoded by the coding sequence ATGAAACGAAATCAGAATTTCGACCCTAATCACTCTCAAAAAGTGCTTTCCTGCCACTACAACATGGACACCAACCGGGTGGAAGCCCGGTTCGCAGATGGCACTACCCTTGCCATTGACTGCATCGCCATCGAGGACGAGTACGGCAACACTCCGGCACAGCGAGCGGAGCTGGACTGGCTGCTATACAATAAGCCCTTGGAGTACGTCCAGCTTGTGCTGAGTGGTGAGATTGAGCATTATCTCTCACTTGGCTGTGACCATGGCAGGTTAGAAGGTTGA
- a CDS encoding DUF4315 family protein, with product MNKIDKLDKELEKAREKAAEWQAKIRELEKQKQEEENSQIVQAVRSLKLTPAQLMAFLNDPKNSLTASGHTDPKPEAPEKEDTAHEGN from the coding sequence ATGAACAAAATCGACAAGCTCGATAAGGAACTGGAAAAAGCCCGGGAGAAGGCCGCCGAATGGCAGGCCAAAATCCGGGAGCTGGAAAAGCAGAAACAGGAGGAAGAAAACAGCCAGATCGTGCAGGCGGTGCGCTCCCTTAAACTGACGCCCGCCCAGCTGATGGCATTTCTGAATGACCCCAAAAACAGCCTTACCGCTTCGGGCCATACTGACCCGAAGCCGGAGGCACCCGAAAAGGAGGACACAGCCCATGAAGGAAACTAA
- a CDS encoding DUF4366 domain-containing protein, with protein sequence MKETKYRRLAAMAASLLCCLIFTVPAYAQSSEPQPETAPAPAETEAEPETQNPFTPDGTGTVVDNATDEDGKEFYTITTADESVFYLVIDKQKTSENVYFLNTVTTDDLLPLAEQGKEPPKEVTPEPEPKPTEPVEKVPEPEPEKKDSPLLSLLLIGAVVLAGGGIGYYFKIYKPKHEAPDLEDDYCEYEDGELEEITEEPEDEDTPPWEEDTEE encoded by the coding sequence ATGAAGGAAACTAAATACCGCAGGCTGGCGGCGATGGCTGCCAGCCTTTTGTGTTGCCTGATCTTTACGGTCCCGGCCTACGCCCAGAGCAGCGAGCCGCAGCCGGAGACAGCTCCCGCCCCGGCAGAAACCGAAGCGGAGCCGGAAACCCAGAACCCCTTTACCCCGGACGGGACGGGAACCGTGGTGGACAACGCCACCGACGAGGACGGTAAAGAGTTCTACACCATCACCACAGCAGACGAGAGCGTGTTTTATCTGGTGATCGACAAACAGAAAACCAGCGAGAACGTCTATTTCCTCAATACCGTTACCACAGACGACCTTCTGCCTCTTGCCGAACAGGGTAAGGAACCGCCCAAAGAAGTGACCCCTGAGCCAGAGCCAAAGCCCACCGAACCGGTGGAGAAAGTACCGGAACCCGAGCCGGAGAAAAAGGATAGCCCCCTTCTCTCTCTGCTCCTGATCGGTGCGGTGGTGCTGGCCGGCGGTGGGATTGGTTACTATTTCAAGATTTACAAGCCGAAGCATGAGGCCCCGGATTTGGAAGATGATTACTGCGAATATGAGGACGGAGAGCTGGAGGAGATCACAGAGGAACCCGAGGACGAAGATACCCCGCCGTGGGAGGAAGATACGGAGGAATGA